Proteins from a single region of Flavobacterium sp. YJ01:
- a CDS encoding TolC family protein produces the protein MKNHITKIVTFAILITTLISCKVSKDIETPKDAFPENFRNASVSSDTTSIADVEWKNFFTEKDIIKLIDSAVARNNDLQIAEKNIEIAQYRFTQSKWGNVPQVNLFINASTSNPSDNSFTGLNLNQAIGAKHIDDYSAGASLSWEADIWGKIRNQKKGAYAGYLQSEEVKKALQTNIVANVSRGYYNLLMLDAQLDIARQNLRLNDSTTNIIKLKYDAGQVTNLAIQQSEAQKLNSAQLIPLLEQNIAIQENALSVLTGSFPNSKERSVRLSAIEVKNNNAIGVPSTLVSRRPDVKSAELALKAANANVGITKADLYPALRITAQGGLNSFETSNWFNIPASLFGTVAGGLTQPLLNNKRVRTQYNIAVAEREKAVLAFRQSVLVAVREVSDALVKVEKLQQQETFLKEKVKTLQQAIKNANLLFKNGLAEYLEVLTAQANLLQSELELADLKRQQLTANTDLYRALGGGWK, from the coding sequence ATGAAAAATCATATAACCAAAATCGTGACCTTCGCCATTCTGATCACGACCTTAATATCCTGTAAAGTCTCTAAGGATATTGAAACTCCAAAAGATGCATTTCCTGAGAATTTCAGGAATGCATCGGTTTCGAGTGATACAACTAGTATTGCCGATGTGGAGTGGAAAAATTTCTTTACAGAAAAAGATATTATAAAATTAATTGACAGCGCCGTTGCAAGAAACAACGACTTGCAGATTGCCGAAAAGAACATCGAAATTGCGCAATACCGTTTTACACAGTCAAAATGGGGAAATGTGCCTCAGGTTAACTTATTTATAAACGCAAGTACAAGCAATCCGTCTGACAATAGTTTCACGGGATTGAACTTAAATCAGGCAATTGGTGCTAAACATATTGACGACTATTCTGCTGGAGCTTCTCTTTCTTGGGAGGCTGATATTTGGGGAAAGATCAGAAACCAAAAGAAAGGGGCTTATGCAGGATATCTTCAATCTGAAGAAGTAAAAAAAGCATTGCAGACCAATATTGTTGCCAATGTTTCTAGAGGATATTATAATCTTTTGATGTTGGATGCGCAATTGGATATTGCGAGACAAAATCTTCGTTTAAATGATAGTACAACCAATATTATCAAATTAAAATACGATGCTGGTCAGGTAACAAACTTAGCAATTCAACAATCGGAAGCACAGAAATTAAACTCAGCGCAATTGATTCCGTTATTGGAACAAAACATTGCGATTCAGGAAAATGCTTTGAGTGTGTTAACAGGTTCTTTTCCAAATTCAAAAGAAAGATCTGTTCGTTTAAGCGCAATTGAAGTTAAAAATAATAACGCAATCGGAGTTCCTTCTACATTAGTAAGCAGAAGACCAGATGTAAAAAGTGCCGAATTGGCTCTTAAAGCTGCAAACGCAAACGTAGGAATCACAAAAGCGGATTTATATCCGGCTCTAAGAATTACAGCGCAAGGCGGATTAAACTCTTTCGAAACCAGCAATTGGTTCAATATTCCGGCTTCATTGTTCGGAACTGTTGCAGGTGGTTTAACACAACCTCTTTTAAACAACAAAAGAGTAAGAACGCAATATAATATCGCTGTCGCGGAAAGAGAAAAAGCAGTTTTAGCTTTTAGACAATCTGTTTTGGTTGCTGTGAGAGAAGTTTCGGATGCTTTGGTTAAAGTAGAGAAATTACAGCAACAGGAAACTTTCTTAAAAGAAAAAGTAAAAACGTTACAACAAGCAATTAAAAATGCCAATTTATTATTCAAAAATGGATTAGCCGAATATCTAGAAGTTTTAACAGCACAAGCAAATCTATTGCAAAGCGAACTAGAATTAGCAGATTTAAAAAGACAACAACTTACAGCCAATACCGATTTGTACCGCGCTCTAGGCGGAGGCTGGAAATAA
- a CDS encoding TetR/AcrR family transcriptional regulator, whose product MASKDRILRQKEETRNNILGAAYDIVKDEGWNGLSMRKIADRIEYTAPIIYEYFSNKEAILEELTGKGFIKLAKELQTAKDKFEKPEDQLEAMWMTYWDFAFTNTEMYQLMFGVQMTCCAQRCSAQEAPYKLFTGVIAEIMKDSNPSEDIIKQKYFTFFSVIHGLIAINIINKSDILETINAQILKDAITGIIKSIQ is encoded by the coding sequence ATGGCTAGCAAAGATCGAATTTTAAGACAAAAAGAAGAGACAAGGAACAATATCCTTGGCGCTGCTTATGATATCGTAAAAGATGAAGGCTGGAATGGTTTGAGTATGCGTAAAATTGCCGACAGAATCGAATATACTGCTCCTATTATTTATGAATATTTCTCGAATAAAGAAGCAATACTAGAAGAACTGACAGGCAAAGGTTTTATTAAACTGGCAAAAGAGTTACAGACTGCAAAAGATAAGTTTGAAAAACCCGAAGATCAGTTAGAAGCCATGTGGATGACTTATTGGGATTTCGCTTTTACTAATACTGAAATGTATCAACTTATGTTTGGTGTTCAAATGACTTGCTGCGCACAGCGATGTTCGGCTCAGGAAGCACCTTACAAATTATTTACTGGTGTTATTGCTGAAATTATGAAGGACAGCAATCCTAGTGAAGATATCATTAAACAAAAATATTTTACTTTCTTTTCTGTTATTCATGGTTTAATCGCCATCAACATCATTAACAAAAGTGATATTTTAGAAACAATAAATGCTCAGATTTTGAAGGATGCTATTACTGGTATCATCAAATCTATACAATAA
- a CDS encoding SMP-30/gluconolactonase/LRE family protein: MLQLKIKSQLILVITLTFANFIYAQTSKEKSNSIIAKGAVLTKLSDQFSFTEGPAADKKGNIYFTDQPNNRIMKWSVNGELSVFMENAGRSNGLYFDQAGNLLACADEKNELWKIDQNKNHTVILNNFEGKRLNGPNDLWVDPKGGIYFTDPFYQRDYWKHNSKEIEKECVYYLSPDKSKIINVENNLIKPNGIIGTSDGKTLYVADIGANKTYSYAIESNGSLGKKTLFTESGSDGMTIDNFGNIYLCGKGVTVFNPQGEKIAYIDVPEPWTANVCFGEKKFKTLFITAGKSVYTIEMSVRGMK, encoded by the coding sequence ATGTTACAACTTAAAATAAAATCACAACTTATATTAGTTATTACTTTAACTTTTGCAAATTTTATATACGCTCAAACATCAAAAGAAAAAAGCAATTCTATAATAGCAAAAGGCGCAGTTCTTACAAAATTATCAGATCAATTCAGTTTTACAGAGGGGCCTGCAGCGGATAAGAAGGGAAATATTTATTTTACGGATCAGCCAAATAATCGAATCATGAAATGGTCGGTTAATGGCGAACTTTCTGTTTTTATGGAAAATGCAGGAAGATCTAACGGTTTGTATTTTGATCAAGCAGGCAATCTTTTGGCTTGCGCCGATGAAAAAAATGAGCTTTGGAAAATAGACCAGAACAAAAATCACACTGTAATACTAAACAACTTTGAAGGAAAAAGACTTAATGGCCCCAATGATCTTTGGGTTGATCCAAAAGGCGGTATCTATTTTACAGATCCTTTTTACCAAAGAGATTACTGGAAACATAACTCGAAAGAAATAGAGAAAGAATGCGTTTACTATTTATCTCCTGATAAATCTAAAATCATCAACGTTGAAAATAATCTTATAAAACCTAATGGGATTATTGGAACTTCGGATGGAAAAACCTTATACGTAGCTGATATAGGAGCAAATAAAACGTACTCTTATGCAATCGAAAGTAATGGCTCTTTAGGTAAAAAAACGCTGTTTACTGAATCAGGTTCAGATGGAATGACAATAGACAATTTTGGAAACATTTACTTATGCGGAAAAGGAGTTACCGTATTTAATCCGCAAGGAGAAAAAATAGCCTATATTGATGTTCCTGAACCATGGACAGCTAATGTTTGTTTTGGAGAAAAAAAATTTAAAACATTATTTATTACTGCCGGTAAAAGTGTTTATACGATAGAAATGAGTGTTCGGGGAATGAAATAA
- a CDS encoding efflux RND transporter permease subunit, with protein sequence MFKIFIQRPVLATVISILLVILGVLGLTKLPLQQFPDIAPPSVLVTAVYPGANAETVLRSVAPSIEESINGVENMTYMSSTASNDGTLAITVFFKLGTDADQAAVNVQNRVAQATSQLPAEVVQQGIVTAKQQNSFIMAIGMYTDDETKYDQTFVANYAQINIIPELKRIPGVGSASIFGGVKDYSMRVWLNPTQMSTYKVTPSEVMGAIQDKSLEAAPGKFGERSKEVFEYVIKYKGKLTKPEDYENIAIRSNADGSVLRLKDVARVELGAYSYNSLTRLNGKKGIVIGVIQLAGSNSNDIQIAINKMMEKASKDFPKGIKHNIFYSTKVSLDQSIEQVEHTLLEAFILVFIVVFIFLQDFRSTLIPAIAVPVAILGTFFFMQLFGFSINLLTLFALILAIGIVVDDAIVVVEAVHAKMEHKRLSPKIATHEAMHEITGAIISITLVMAAVFLPVGFMEGSTGVFYRQFAFTMAIAIVISAVNALTLSPALAALFLKDNHGAHDHDAPYQKKGFKDKFFTAFNTSFESLTNRYVGGIKFLIRKKWLSLGGLAAITLATVLLVKTTPAGFIPTEDQGFIAIAVNTPSGTSLDGTQKVMTDAENTLRGLDASRFVTAISGFNLLTNSTSPSSAVVFVLLKPNEERGEVKNIDEIMNQVRGKLGGISGGSFFVFSFPTVPGFSNVEALDLVLQDKTGGKLDKFSGISQNFIGELMKRPEIAVAFTSFKADYPQLQLEVNDEKANQLGVNVKDILQTMQAYFGSAQASDFNRFGKYYRVVVQADIEDRADPTAIDRVFVKNKTGEMVPINTLVKLTRIYGSETASRYNLFNSISINAIPKPGFSSGDAIKAIEEVAAQQLPAGYGFEFSGQTREEISSGGQSATIFLLCLIFVYFLLAAQYESYILPLAVILSIPAGIFGVFVAIGLAGIENNIYVQVALVMLIGLLAKNAILIVEFAVQKRKSGQALVKASIEAAKLRLRPIIMTSLAFVVGLVPMMGAKGPSAQGNHSISIGAAGGMLSGVILGLFIIPVLFIVFQHLQEKFSGKPVAVIHNEEK encoded by the coding sequence ATGTTCAAAATATTTATACAAAGACCAGTACTTGCCACCGTAATCTCCATTTTGTTGGTGATTTTAGGGGTACTTGGTTTAACTAAACTGCCTTTACAACAGTTTCCTGATATTGCGCCTCCATCGGTTTTGGTAACGGCGGTATATCCGGGAGCCAACGCAGAAACCGTTTTACGTTCTGTGGCACCTTCTATCGAAGAATCTATAAATGGTGTAGAAAACATGACTTACATGAGTTCTACAGCCAGTAACGACGGTACTTTGGCTATTACCGTTTTCTTTAAACTAGGAACTGATGCCGATCAAGCTGCGGTAAACGTACAAAACCGTGTTGCTCAAGCAACGAGTCAACTTCCTGCCGAGGTTGTACAACAAGGTATTGTTACGGCGAAACAGCAAAACAGTTTCATCATGGCAATTGGTATGTACACCGATGATGAAACCAAATACGATCAGACTTTTGTTGCCAACTATGCACAGATTAATATTATTCCGGAATTAAAACGTATTCCGGGTGTAGGTTCTGCAAGTATTTTTGGTGGTGTAAAAGATTACTCTATGCGTGTTTGGTTGAATCCAACGCAAATGTCGACTTATAAAGTGACGCCAAGCGAAGTTATGGGAGCGATTCAAGACAAAAGTTTGGAAGCGGCTCCAGGTAAATTTGGAGAGCGAAGCAAAGAAGTTTTTGAATACGTTATTAAATATAAAGGGAAATTAACCAAACCAGAAGATTATGAAAATATTGCTATACGTTCTAATGCAGATGGTTCAGTACTTCGCTTAAAAGATGTAGCGAGAGTTGAACTTGGCGCTTATTCTTACAACAGTTTAACGCGTTTAAATGGTAAAAAAGGAATTGTAATTGGGGTTATTCAGTTAGCTGGATCAAACTCAAATGATATTCAGATTGCCATTAACAAAATGATGGAAAAGGCTTCTAAAGATTTTCCAAAAGGTATCAAACACAATATTTTCTATAGTACAAAAGTATCTCTTGACCAATCTATCGAACAAGTTGAGCATACATTATTAGAAGCTTTTATACTGGTATTTATTGTGGTATTTATCTTCTTGCAAGATTTTAGATCAACATTAATCCCGGCTATTGCTGTACCTGTAGCAATTTTAGGAACGTTCTTCTTCATGCAGTTATTCGGATTTTCGATCAACCTTTTAACGCTTTTCGCATTAATTCTAGCGATTGGTATTGTGGTCGATGATGCCATTGTGGTAGTCGAAGCGGTGCATGCGAAAATGGAGCACAAACGCTTGTCTCCAAAAATCGCAACCCATGAAGCAATGCACGAAATAACGGGTGCTATTATCTCGATTACGCTGGTAATGGCTGCTGTATTCCTGCCGGTTGGTTTTATGGAAGGCTCTACAGGAGTTTTCTATCGTCAGTTTGCCTTTACGATGGCAATTGCAATTGTAATTTCGGCCGTAAATGCCTTAACATTAAGTCCAGCGCTTGCGGCATTATTCTTAAAAGATAATCACGGAGCTCACGATCACGATGCGCCTTATCAGAAAAAAGGATTTAAAGACAAATTCTTTACCGCTTTTAACACGAGTTTCGAATCGTTAACGAATCGTTATGTTGGTGGAATTAAATTCTTAATCAGAAAGAAATGGTTGAGTTTAGGCGGATTAGCTGCTATTACTCTTGCAACAGTTTTATTAGTGAAAACCACTCCTGCAGGATTTATTCCAACAGAAGATCAAGGATTTATCGCGATTGCAGTAAATACGCCTTCAGGAACTTCGCTTGACGGAACTCAAAAAGTAATGACAGATGCTGAAAATACATTAAGAGGTTTAGATGCTTCAAGATTCGTAACAGCAATTTCAGGTTTCAACTTATTGACAAACTCTACAAGTCCATCTTCTGCTGTTGTATTCGTATTGCTTAAACCAAACGAAGAACGAGGAGAAGTAAAAAACATTGACGAAATCATGAATCAGGTTCGTGGTAAATTGGGCGGTATTTCTGGAGGAAGTTTCTTCGTATTCAGTTTCCCAACTGTTCCAGGATTTAGTAACGTTGAGGCTTTAGATTTAGTTTTACAAGATAAAACGGGAGGAAAACTGGATAAATTCAGTGGCATCTCTCAAAACTTTATCGGCGAATTAATGAAACGCCCTGAGATTGCAGTTGCCTTTACTTCTTTCAAAGCAGATTATCCGCAGTTGCAATTGGAAGTTAACGACGAAAAAGCAAATCAATTGGGTGTTAATGTAAAAGACATTTTACAAACCATGCAGGCTTACTTTGGTAGTGCGCAAGCATCTGACTTTAACCGATTTGGTAAATATTACCGAGTTGTTGTTCAGGCTGATATCGAAGACAGAGCTGATCCAACAGCAATTGACAGAGTTTTTGTAAAAAACAAAACAGGCGAAATGGTTCCAATAAATACTTTAGTAAAACTAACCCGTATTTATGGTTCTGAAACCGCTTCTAGATACAATTTATTTAACTCAATTTCTATTAATGCCATTCCAAAACCTGGATTTAGTTCAGGAGATGCCATTAAAGCGATTGAAGAAGTAGCAGCACAACAATTACCTGCAGGTTACGGGTTTGAATTCTCGGGCCAAACACGTGAGGAGATTTCGTCTGGAGGACAATCTGCAACAATATTCTTACTGTGTTTGATATTCGTTTATTTCCTACTTGCTGCACAGTACGAAAGTTACATTTTGCCTTTGGCAGTAATCTTATCAATCCCTGCAGGTATTTTTGGAGTATTCGTTGCTATTGGTTTAGCTGGAATTGAAAACAATATTTACGTACAAGTTGCTCTTGTCATGCTGATCGGATTGCTCGCCAAAAATGCCATTTTGATTGTGGAATTTGCGGTTCAGAAACGAAAATCAGGACAGGCTTTGGTCAAAGCTTCTATCGAAGCTGCAAAATTACGTTTGCGACCAATCATCATGACATCTCTTGCTTTCGTAGTTGGACTTGTACCAATGATGGGCGCTAAAGGTCCATCTGCCCAAGGAAATCACTCTATCAGTATTGGAGCGGCAGGCGGAATGCTTTCAGGGGTAATTCTAGGATTATTTATTATTCCGGTATTATTCATAGTATTCCAACATTTACAAGAAAAATTTAGCGGAAAACCAGTCGCTGTAATTCATAATGAAGAAAAATAA
- a CDS encoding efflux RND transporter periplasmic adaptor subunit yields MNPENARMPENFIRENVQPIKTTMKMKNVIITSFILALVLSSCGDKNQAPTAPPPPVLPVLAITSANTTTDAEYPASIQGTVDVEIRPQVSGNLDRIYVDEGAYVSKGQTLFKINERPYREQLNNALASLHAAEAALINANLEIDKLTPLVQNKVVSDYQLKTAKASQKIAAANIEQAKAMVGSAKINLGYTNVTAPVSGYIGRLPKKQGSLVSASDVEALTTLSDVHEVFAYFSLGETDFIHFKEQYAGSSLGDKIKKLPPVTLILADNSAYPKTGKIDMVDGQFDKTTGAITIRATFPNANGILRSGNTGRIRLGLNHDDAILVPQAATIEMQDKVFVFTVGKDNKVTKMPITVVGKSGTNYLIKDGVKTGDQIVMSGIDKLQDGQAIQPEKSTKVAEVTKKK; encoded by the coding sequence ATGAATCCCGAGAATGCCAGAATGCCAGAGAATTTTATCCGAGAAAATGTTCAACCAATTAAAACCACTATGAAAATGAAAAATGTAATTATAACCAGTTTTATTCTGGCCTTAGTATTAAGCAGCTGTGGCGACAAAAATCAAGCGCCTACTGCTCCACCACCACCGGTTTTACCAGTTTTAGCAATCACAAGTGCCAATACAACTACTGATGCTGAATATCCTGCTTCTATACAAGGAACTGTTGATGTCGAAATTCGTCCACAAGTAAGCGGAAACCTAGACAGAATTTATGTTGACGAAGGTGCTTATGTAAGTAAAGGACAAACTTTATTCAAAATCAATGAGCGTCCGTACCGTGAGCAGTTAAACAATGCATTAGCAAGTCTTCATGCTGCAGAAGCAGCTTTGATCAATGCTAATTTAGAAATTGATAAATTGACTCCGTTAGTACAAAACAAAGTAGTTTCTGATTATCAATTAAAAACAGCTAAAGCTTCTCAAAAAATTGCTGCTGCCAATATCGAACAAGCGAAAGCAATGGTTGGTTCTGCTAAAATTAATTTAGGCTATACAAACGTAACTGCTCCAGTGAGCGGATACATTGGAAGACTGCCTAAAAAACAAGGAAGTTTAGTTTCTGCTTCTGATGTTGAGGCTCTTACTACTTTATCAGATGTTCATGAAGTATTTGCTTATTTCTCTTTAGGTGAAACGGATTTCATTCACTTTAAAGAACAATACGCTGGAAGTTCATTAGGAGATAAAATTAAAAAACTTCCTCCAGTTACTTTGATATTAGCGGATAACAGCGCTTATCCAAAAACAGGAAAAATCGATATGGTTGACGGTCAGTTTGATAAAACAACAGGAGCAATCACGATTAGAGCAACTTTCCCTAATGCAAACGGAATTTTACGTTCTGGAAACACAGGAAGAATCCGTTTAGGATTAAACCACGACGATGCCATTTTAGTTCCGCAAGCGGCTACAATCGAAATGCAGGATAAAGTATTTGTTTTCACTGTAGGCAAAGACAACAAAGTAACTAAAATGCCAATTACCGTTGTTGGTAAAAGCGGTACCAATTATTTAATTAAAGACGGCGTAAAAACGGGTGATCAAATCGTAATGAGCGGTATTGACAAACTTCAGGATGGGCAAGCGATTCAACCTGAGAAATCAACTAAAGTTGCCGAAGTAACTAAAAAAAAATAA